In Solanum stenotomum isolate F172 chromosome 6, ASM1918654v1, whole genome shotgun sequence, one DNA window encodes the following:
- the LOC125867265 gene encoding scarecrow-like protein 13, which yields MHASQIPQSSGGVHKLCHQPTANFEQYYSPYHVVNNNSSDTSSSGTQLSYQTQNEKFFTLDSLPDAGYVSYDSPPAVSVSSNWSPFSPQCSQSYISDQHHSSDNTYGSPLSGCSVMNDGNELKHVLREMANNLLGPGSDIDEDSSCSFNGEVSKPSKWNRVLEIAPSLDMKELLLACAEAISDVEVTARDAQMNVLGQKVSDADVTARDALINVLEQKVSVSGEPMQRLSAYMLEGLKARIYSSGSNIYKMLKCKEPTGSELISYMQVLYHICPYYRFAYTSANVVIEEAMRNESRIHIIDFQIAQGSQWVFLMQNLAHWPGGPPSVHITGVDDSQSAHARGGGLHLVGERLAKAAESCGVPFEFHAAAISGCEVQLENLQIRHGEALAVNFPYVLHHMPDESVTTVNHRDRLLRLVKSLSPKIVTLVEQESNTNTSAFLPRFRETLDYYTAMFESIDAGRPGDDKQRINAEAHCVARDIVNIIACEGADRVERHEVFGKWSMRLTMAGFTPCPLSPSVGEAINGVLKEFSPNYRFAENKGALYLGWKNRALATSSAWR from the coding sequence ATGCACGCATCCCAGATACCTCAATCATCAGGCGGAGTTCACAAGTTGTGCCATCAGCCAACGGCGAACTTTGAGCAATATTATAGCCCTTACCATGTAGTTAACAACAATTCCAGCGATACTAGCAGCTCGGGGACACAGCTCTCTTATCAGACACAGAATGAAAAGTTTTTCACTCTGGACTCACTGCCTGATGCTGGTTATGTCAGCTATGATTCGCCTCCTGCTGTTAGCGTCTCGTCCAACTGGAGTCCGTTCTCTCCTCAGTGTTCTCAGTCGTACATCTCGGATCAGCACCATTCCTCAGACAACACTTATGGTTCACCCTTGAGCGGGTGTTCAGTAATGAATGATGGCAATGAACTGAAGCATGTGCTAAGGGAGATGGCGAATAATTTGCTAGGGCCTGGTTCTGATATTGATGAAGACAGCAGTTGCTCTTTCAATGGTGAGGTCTCAAAACCTTCAAAGTGGAATCGAGTATTGGAAATTGCACCGAGCTTGGACATGAAAGAGCTGCTTCTTGCCTGTGCTGAAGCAATATCCGATGTCGAAGTCACAGCTAGAGATGCTCAGATGAATGTCTTAGGGCAAAAGGTATCGGATGCCGATGTCACAGCTAGAGATGCTCTGATAAATGTCTTAGAGCAAAAGGTATCGGTTTCCGGGGAACCTATGCAACGATTAAGCGCATACATGTTGGAAGGACTCAAAGCAAGAATATATTCTTCGGGAAGTAACATATACAAAATGCTCAAGTGCAAGGAACCAACTGGTTCAGAATTGATCTCTTACATGCAAGTCCTCTATCACATCTGCCCCTACTACAGATTCGCTTACACATCCGCCAACGTTGTGATTGAAGAAGCCATGAGGAATGAGAGCAGAATCCATATAATAGATTTTCAAATTGCACAAGGAAGTCAATGGGTGTTCCTTATGCAAAATCTTGCTCATTGGCCTGGTGGACCCCCATCTGTCCACATCACAGGTGTTGATGATTCCCAATCAGCTCATGCACGCGGTGGTGGACTTCACCTAGTAGGTGAAAGGCTAGCAAAAGCTGCTGAATCATGTGGAGTGCCTTTTGAATTCCATGCTGCTGCTATATCGGGCTGTGAGGTTCAGCTAGAAAACCTTCAAATTAGACATGGAGAAGCCTTGGCAGTTAACTTCCCGTACGTGCTGCACCACATGCCAGACGAGAGTGTAACCACTGTAAACCATCGAGACCGTCTACTCAGACTGGTTAAGAGCTTGTCCCCGAAAATAGTCACCCTTGTCGAACAAGAATCTAACACCAACACTTCTGCTTTCCTTCCAAGATTCCGTGAAACTCTGGATTACTACACCGCAATGTTCGAGTCAATTGATGCAGGTCGCCCGGGGGATGACAAGCAAAGGATCAATGCAGAGGCGCATTGTGTGGCACGAGACATTGTCAACATAATAGCTTGTGAGGGGGCTGACAGAGTGGAAAGACACGAAGTTTTTGGAAAGTGGAGTATGAGACTTACAATGGCCGGATTTACTCCATGCCCCTTGAGTCCATCAGTTGGTGAAGCCATCAATGGTGTGTTGAAAGAGTTTAGCCCAAATTATCGATTTGCAGAGAACAAAGGCGCGCTTTATCTTGGATGGAAGAACAGAGCTTTAGCGACTTCTTCAGCTTGGAGATGA